From Erwinia pyri, a single genomic window includes:
- the nudK gene encoding GDP-mannose pyrophosphatase NudK, protein MSAKIEVIKNKVLSENWFVLRNFTYDLTAKDGTTIRHKREVYDRGNGATILLYNREKNSVILTRQFRIATWVNGNESGMLIEACAGLLDDDSPEDCIRKEAVEETGYAVGQVEKLYEMYMSPGGVTELIHFFAAEYDDALRANAGGGVEDEDIDVMEIPFPQAWAMIKEGRIKDGKTVMLLQHALIEGWLKL, encoded by the coding sequence ATGTCAGCCAAAATTGAAGTGATTAAGAATAAAGTCCTGTCAGAAAACTGGTTCGTCCTGCGTAACTTTACCTACGATTTAACCGCCAAAGATGGCACCACAATCCGCCACAAACGCGAGGTCTATGACCGCGGCAACGGCGCAACCATTCTGCTCTATAACCGTGAAAAAAATAGCGTGATCCTGACCCGCCAGTTCCGTATCGCGACCTGGGTAAACGGCAACGAAAGTGGGATGCTGATTGAAGCCTGTGCCGGACTGCTGGATGACGACTCTCCGGAAGATTGCATTCGCAAGGAAGCCGTTGAGGAGACAGGTTACGCGGTGGGGCAGGTGGAAAAATTGTACGAGATGTACATGTCTCCTGGCGGCGTTACCGAGCTGATCCACTTTTTTGCAGCGGAATATGACGACGCCCTGCGTGCCAATGCTGGCGGCGGCGTAGAAGATGAAGATATCGACGTTATGGAGATCCCTTTTCCCCAGGCGTGGGCAATGATCAAAGAGGGCCGCATCAAAGATGGCAAGACGGTGATGCTGCTTCAGCATGCGCTGATTGAAGGCTGGCTGAAGCTTTAA
- the ansP gene encoding L-asparagine permease, with the protein MKADKTAVADKRAARRRWLNSHDSGYHKAMDNRHVQMIAIGGAIGTGLFLGAGARLQIAGPALAIVYLVCGIFSFFILRALGELVLHRPSSGSFVSYAREFLGEKASYVAGWMYFVNWAMTGIVDITAVALYMHYWGAFGDVPQWVFAMGALAIVGTMNMIGVKWFAEMEFWFALVKVLAIAIFLIVGVVFLGTGKPLDGNATGFHLISDNGGFFPHGLLPALVLVQGVVFAFASIELVGTAAGECKDPKTMLPKAINSVIWRIGLFYVGSVVLLVLLLPWNAYQAGQSPFVTFFSKLGVPYVGSIMNIVVLSAALSSLNSGLYSTGRILRSMSMGGSAPKFMSKMSRQQVPYMGILVTVGVYIIGVYLNYIVPSRVFEIVLNVASLGIISSWGFIVVCQMRLRKAIKEGKAEEVGFKMPWAPFTSWLTLLFLASVLVLMAFDYPNGTYTIAAVPLIAVVLVLGWFGVRKRVNTVAQTEHTAVKEEA; encoded by the coding sequence ATGAAAGCTGATAAAACAGCGGTTGCAGACAAGCGCGCCGCAAGAAGACGTTGGTTAAATTCTCATGACTCCGGCTATCACAAAGCCATGGATAATCGTCACGTACAGATGATTGCGATTGGCGGAGCGATAGGAACGGGACTGTTTCTTGGGGCAGGTGCTCGTCTGCAGATTGCAGGCCCGGCACTGGCTATTGTCTATTTAGTGTGTGGTATCTTCTCCTTCTTTATCCTGCGTGCGCTGGGCGAACTGGTTCTTCACCGTCCCTCCAGCGGCAGTTTTGTCTCTTACGCGCGGGAATTCCTCGGTGAAAAAGCCTCCTATGTGGCGGGGTGGATGTACTTCGTCAACTGGGCGATGACCGGCATCGTGGATATCACGGCGGTGGCGCTCTATATGCACTACTGGGGAGCATTTGGTGACGTTCCTCAGTGGGTATTTGCGATGGGTGCGCTGGCGATAGTCGGCACCATGAACATGATCGGCGTAAAGTGGTTTGCCGAAATGGAGTTCTGGTTTGCGCTGGTCAAAGTGCTGGCGATCGCCATTTTCCTGATTGTGGGGGTGGTATTCCTGGGAACCGGCAAGCCGCTGGATGGCAATGCAACCGGCTTCCACCTGATCAGCGATAACGGCGGCTTCTTCCCGCACGGCCTGTTACCGGCTCTGGTACTGGTACAGGGTGTGGTCTTCGCCTTCGCCTCTATTGAACTGGTAGGAACAGCGGCTGGGGAGTGTAAAGACCCGAAAACCATGCTGCCTAAAGCGATCAACAGCGTGATCTGGCGTATTGGCCTGTTCTATGTCGGCTCCGTAGTGCTGCTGGTGCTGCTGTTACCCTGGAACGCTTACCAGGCAGGGCAGAGTCCGTTTGTGACCTTCTTCTCTAAACTGGGCGTGCCTTATGTGGGCAGCATCATGAATATCGTGGTATTGAGTGCGGCGCTCTCCAGCCTGAACTCGGGCCTCTATTCTACAGGCCGCATTCTGCGTTCGATGTCGATGGGCGGATCGGCACCGAAGTTTATGTCTAAAATGAGCCGTCAGCAGGTGCCTTATATGGGCATTCTGGTCACCGTGGGCGTCTATATCATCGGCGTTTACCTCAACTACATTGTGCCTTCGCGCGTGTTTGAGATCGTGCTGAACGTGGCGTCGCTGGGGATTATCTCCTCCTGGGGCTTTATTGTGGTCTGCCAGATGCGTCTGCGTAAGGCGATTAAAGAAGGCAAAGCGGAAGAGGTAGGTTTTAAAATGCCCTGGGCGCCGTTTACCTCATGGCTGACGCTGCTGTTTCTGGCCAGCGTGTTGGTGCTGATGGCCTTTGATTACCCTAACGGCACTTACACCATTGCGGCAGTGCCTTTGATAGCCGTGGTTCTGGTACTGGGCTGGTTTGGCGTGCGTAAGCGCGTGAACACTGTCGCGCAGACCGAGCACACTGCGGTAAAAGAAGAGGCCTGA
- a CDS encoding DUF1471 domain-containing protein, whose protein sequence is MKMKLPALLAATLFAATSFSALAATPVDEAQSQNMQAMGTVSISGVNGSLDDATRQLSQKAQEMGASHYRVIRADTPGDSSLWSGNAEIYR, encoded by the coding sequence ATGAAAATGAAATTACCTGCACTGCTAGCCGCCACCCTTTTTGCTGCGACCTCATTTTCTGCACTGGCCGCCACGCCGGTCGATGAAGCGCAGAGCCAGAACATGCAGGCGATGGGCACCGTTTCCATCTCCGGCGTTAACGGATCCTTAGATGATGCCACCCGCCAGCTTTCCCAGAAAGCACAGGAAATGGGCGCATCGCACTATCGCGTTATTCGTGCTGATACCCCGGGCGATTCAAGCCTGTGGAGCGGGAACGCAGAGATTTACCGTTAA
- the hemF gene encoding oxygen-dependent coproporphyrinogen oxidase, producing MNAPNLALVKQFLLTLQETICQQLAQADGKANFEEESWDREGGGGGRSRVLRGGAIFEQAGVNFSHVHGDMMPASATAHRPELAGRSFEAMGVSLVIHPENPYLPTSHANVRFFIAEKPGADPVWWFGGGFDMTPYYGFTEDAVHWHQTASDLCQPFGEEVYPRYKKWCDDYFFIKHRNEQRGIGGLFFDDLNTPDFDYCFRFTQAVGEGFLEAYLPIIERRKALPWGERERDFQLYRRGRYVEFNLVWDRGTLFGLQTGGRTESILMSMPPLVRWEYNYAPEPGTPEAALYTDFLPVKAWI from the coding sequence ATGAACGCACCCAACCTTGCCCTGGTGAAGCAGTTTTTGCTCACCCTACAGGAGACTATTTGCCAGCAGTTAGCCCAGGCTGACGGCAAAGCGAACTTTGAAGAAGAGAGCTGGGATCGCGAAGGCGGCGGCGGCGGTCGCAGCCGCGTGCTGCGAGGCGGCGCAATTTTCGAACAGGCTGGCGTAAATTTCTCCCATGTTCATGGCGATATGATGCCAGCCTCCGCTACCGCGCACCGCCCGGAGCTGGCGGGCCGCAGTTTTGAAGCGATGGGCGTGTCGCTGGTGATCCACCCGGAAAACCCTTATCTGCCCACCAGTCATGCCAACGTTCGTTTCTTTATCGCGGAAAAACCGGGCGCCGATCCGGTCTGGTGGTTCGGCGGCGGGTTCGACATGACGCCCTATTACGGCTTCACGGAGGATGCGGTGCACTGGCACCAGACGGCGTCTGACCTGTGTCAGCCCTTTGGGGAGGAAGTTTATCCGCGCTATAAAAAGTGGTGTGATGACTACTTCTTTATCAAACACCGTAACGAGCAGCGCGGCATTGGCGGTCTGTTCTTTGACGACCTGAACACGCCAGACTTTGACTATTGCTTCCGCTTCACTCAGGCGGTAGGAGAAGGTTTTCTTGAAGCCTATCTGCCCATTATTGAGCGTCGCAAAGCGCTTCCCTGGGGCGAGCGCGAGCGCGACTTCCAGCTCTATCGTCGTGGGCGCTATGTGGAGTTCAACCTGGTGTGGGATCGCGGGACGCTGTTTGGTCTGCAAACCGGCGGACGTACTGAATCTATTTTGATGTCGATGCCGCCGCTGGTGCGCTGGGAGTATAATTACGCTCCCGAACCGGGCACGCCGGAAGCGGCGCTCTACACCGATTTCCTGCCGGTGAAAGCGTGGATTTGA
- the tal gene encoding transaldolase — MNQLEALKQFTTVVADSGDIESIRDYHPEDATTNPSLILKASALDSYKHLITDAIDYAKKQGGSKETQIINASDKVAVNLGMEILKSVPGRVSTEVDARLSFDRGMCVTKAEKLVRMYEDNGIDRSRILIKLASTWEGIRAAEELEKNGINCNLTLLFSFAQARACAEAGVFLISPFVGRIYDWYNTRKPMDPYVVDEDPGVVSVRNIYEYYKQHRYNTVIMGASFRKTEQIVALAGCDRLTISADLLKQLQASDAPVERKLTPPTEAFHQPTPLSEAQFRWEHNQDPMAVEKLSEGIRQFAVDQQNLEDVLAAKL; from the coding sequence ATGAACCAGCTAGAAGCACTGAAACAATTCACCACCGTGGTGGCGGACAGTGGCGATATTGAATCCATTCGTGATTACCATCCGGAAGATGCAACCACCAACCCCTCTCTGATCCTTAAAGCCTCCGCCCTCGATTCCTACAAGCACCTGATTACCGATGCCATCGACTACGCCAAAAAACAGGGCGGCAGCAAAGAAACCCAGATTATCAACGCCAGTGACAAAGTTGCGGTCAATCTCGGGATGGAAATCCTGAAAAGCGTTCCCGGCCGCGTCTCTACTGAAGTAGACGCACGTCTCTCTTTCGATCGCGGCATGTGCGTGACCAAAGCGGAGAAGCTGGTAAGAATGTACGAAGACAACGGTATTGACCGTTCACGTATTCTGATCAAACTCGCTTCAACCTGGGAAGGCATTCGTGCAGCAGAAGAGCTGGAGAAAAACGGCATCAACTGTAACCTGACCCTGCTCTTCTCCTTTGCTCAGGCACGCGCCTGTGCTGAAGCCGGTGTCTTCCTGATCTCTCCGTTTGTGGGCCGTATCTACGACTGGTACAACACCCGTAAGCCAATGGATCCGTATGTGGTGGATGAAGATCCGGGCGTTGTTTCCGTACGTAACATCTACGAATACTACAAACAGCACCGCTATAACACAGTGATCATGGGTGCCAGCTTCCGTAAAACCGAGCAGATTGTGGCGCTGGCTGGCTGTGACCGCCTGACCATTTCTGCCGATCTGCTGAAGCAGTTGCAGGCAAGCGATGCACCGGTTGAGCGTAAACTCACGCCTCCTACAGAAGCCTTCCATCAGCCTACCCCGCTGTCAGAAGCGCAGTTCCGCTGGGAGCACAATCAGGATCCGATGGCGGTTGAAAAACTGTCTGAAGGCATCCGTCAGTTCGCCGTTGACCAGCAGAACCTGGAAGACGTGCTTGCCGCTAAGCTGTAA
- the tkt gene encoding transketolase codes for MSSRRELANAIRALSMDAVQKANSGHPGAPMGMADIAEVLWRDFLHHNPTNPAWADRDRFILSNGHGSMLLYSLLHLSGYDLPIEELKNFRQLHSKTPGHPEIGYTPGVETTTGPLGQGLANAVGLAIAERTLGAQFNRPGHDIVDHHTYVFMGDGCLMEGISHEVCSLAGTLGLGKLIGFYDHNGISIDGEVEGWFSDDTAKRFEAYNWHVINIDGHDSEAVAGAIKEAQSVTDKPSLIICKTIIGFGSPNKAGKEESHGAALGVDEVELTRKQLGWNYPAFEIPEDIYAQWDAKEAGSKYEKEWNEKFSAYQAAFPELAKEYSRRMDGGMPENWEQETQKFIEHLQANPQKIASRKASQNTLEAWGKLLPEFLGGSADLAPSNLTIWSGSKSIKEDLAGNYIHYGVREFGMTAIANGIAHHGGFVPYTATFLMFVEYARNAVRMAALMKARQIMVYTHDSIGLGEDGPTHQPVEQLASLRVTPNMSVWRPCDQVETAVAWKHAIERHHGPTALILSRQNLLQPERTKEQLENISRGAYVLSDCEGTPEVILIATGSEVEITLGAAEKLTRSGHKVRVVSMPSTDMFDKQDVAYRESVLPSGVAARVAVEAGIADYWFKYVGLNGAIVGMTTFGESAPADKLFNEFGFTVENIVSHAESLLKPH; via the coding sequence ATGTCTTCACGTAGAGAACTGGCTAACGCCATCCGTGCCCTCAGTATGGATGCCGTACAGAAAGCCAATTCCGGTCATCCAGGCGCCCCAATGGGCATGGCAGATATCGCTGAAGTGTTGTGGCGCGACTTTTTGCATCACAACCCGACGAACCCGGCCTGGGCCGATCGTGACCGTTTCATTCTGTCCAACGGTCATGGTTCCATGCTGCTGTACAGCCTGCTGCACCTCTCCGGCTACGATTTGCCGATTGAAGAGCTGAAAAACTTCCGTCAGCTGCACTCTAAAACGCCGGGCCACCCGGAAATTGGTTATACGCCGGGCGTGGAAACCACCACCGGCCCGCTGGGTCAGGGTCTGGCGAATGCGGTAGGTCTGGCGATTGCAGAACGCACGCTGGGCGCTCAGTTTAACCGTCCGGGCCACGATATCGTCGACCACCACACCTATGTATTTATGGGTGACGGCTGTCTGATGGAAGGGATTTCTCACGAAGTCTGCTCGCTGGCGGGTACGCTGGGCCTGGGCAAACTGATCGGTTTTTATGACCACAACGGCATCTCGATTGATGGTGAAGTGGAAGGCTGGTTCAGCGATGACACCGCCAAGCGCTTTGAAGCCTATAACTGGCATGTGATCAATATTGATGGTCACGACTCAGAGGCTGTTGCTGGCGCTATTAAAGAAGCGCAGAGCGTTACCGACAAGCCATCACTGATCATCTGCAAAACGATTATTGGTTTTGGTTCACCGAACAAAGCGGGTAAAGAAGAATCTCACGGCGCAGCGTTGGGCGTGGATGAAGTTGAGCTGACCCGTAAGCAGCTTGGCTGGAACTATCCTGCCTTTGAAATCCCTGAGGATATTTATGCTCAGTGGGATGCCAAAGAGGCGGGCAGCAAGTATGAGAAAGAGTGGAACGAGAAGTTCTCCGCTTATCAAGCCGCCTTCCCGGAACTGGCGAAAGAGTACAGCCGTCGTATGGATGGTGGCATGCCGGAGAACTGGGAGCAGGAAACGCAGAAGTTTATTGAGCATCTGCAGGCTAATCCACAGAAAATCGCCAGCCGCAAAGCTTCACAAAACACCCTGGAAGCCTGGGGTAAGCTGCTGCCTGAATTCTTAGGTGGATCGGCTGATCTGGCACCAAGTAACCTCACCATCTGGTCAGGCTCCAAGTCGATCAAAGAGGATCTTGCCGGTAACTATATTCACTATGGCGTGCGTGAATTTGGTATGACTGCCATTGCTAACGGCATCGCACACCACGGCGGCTTTGTGCCTTATACCGCTACCTTCCTGATGTTTGTGGAATATGCGCGTAATGCTGTCCGTATGGCGGCGCTGATGAAAGCCCGTCAGATCATGGTCTATACCCACGACTCCATCGGTCTGGGCGAAGATGGCCCGACGCACCAGCCGGTTGAACAGCTTGCCAGCCTGCGCGTCACGCCGAATATGAGCGTCTGGCGTCCGTGCGACCAGGTAGAAACCGCCGTGGCGTGGAAGCATGCGATTGAGCGCCATCACGGGCCGACCGCACTGATCCTCTCCCGTCAGAACCTGTTGCAGCCTGAGCGTACTAAAGAGCAGCTGGAGAATATCTCCCGCGGTGCTTATGTGCTGTCAGATTGCGAAGGAACGCCTGAGGTGATCCTGATTGCTACCGGTTCCGAGGTAGAAATCACGCTGGGCGCGGCTGAGAAGCTGACCCGCAGCGGCCACAAGGTACGGGTGGTTTCCATGCCTTCTACCGACATGTTCGACAAACAGGACGTGGCGTATCGCGAATCCGTGCTGCCATCTGGCGTTGCGGCGCGCGTAGCTGTTGAAGCAGGTATTGCAGATTACTGGTTCAAATACGTTGGTCTGAATGGCGCTATCGTAGGTATGACCACCTTTGGTGAGTCTGCACCCGCTGATAAGCTGTTCAACGAGTTTGGCTTCACGGTTGAAAACATCGTCAGCCATGCTGAATCGCTGCTGAAGCCTCACTGA
- a CDS encoding Dyp-type peroxidase, which yields MSQPQSGILSEHRRFAIYLEAMVQGDLTLLRQATPLFLQQLERLQHAWPDAGLEAVIAFGPAVWNDLNAGQSPAGLKDFQPLGKGMAPATQRDLLIHIHSFRHDVNFTLAQAAVAAFGPAIQVVEETHGFRWVEERDLSGFVDGTENPQGEQRPLVALIGEGENAGGSYVFSQRWEHNLKMFNRLAVNKQEQIIGRTKESNEELEGEARPVTSHVSRVDLKENGKGLKILRQSLPYGTASGTNGLFFLAYCATLYNIEQQLLSMFGEKDNKFDAMLRFTKPVSGSYFYAPSLQQLAAL from the coding sequence ATGTCTCAGCCTCAGAGCGGCATTTTGTCAGAACACCGCCGTTTTGCTATTTATCTTGAAGCTATGGTGCAGGGCGACTTAACGCTCCTTCGCCAGGCCACTCCTCTGTTTCTTCAGCAGCTTGAGCGGTTGCAGCACGCCTGGCCTGACGCCGGGCTGGAAGCGGTTATCGCCTTCGGTCCGGCCGTGTGGAATGACCTTAATGCTGGTCAAAGCCCCGCCGGACTGAAGGATTTCCAGCCGCTGGGCAAAGGGATGGCGCCCGCCACGCAGCGCGACCTGCTGATCCATATTCACTCTTTTCGCCACGATGTGAATTTTACCCTGGCACAGGCCGCCGTTGCCGCTTTTGGCCCGGCTATCCAGGTGGTGGAAGAGACACACGGCTTCCGCTGGGTGGAAGAGCGGGATTTAAGTGGATTTGTTGACGGTACGGAAAACCCGCAGGGTGAACAGCGGCCGCTGGTGGCGCTGATAGGCGAGGGTGAAAACGCCGGCGGAAGCTATGTGTTCAGCCAGCGCTGGGAACATAATCTGAAGATGTTTAACCGCCTGGCGGTGAACAAGCAGGAGCAGATTATCGGCCGTACTAAAGAGAGTAATGAAGAACTGGAGGGGGAAGCGCGTCCCGTTACCTCGCATGTCAGCCGCGTCGACCTGAAAGAGAATGGCAAGGGCCTGAAAATTCTTCGTCAGAGCCTGCCCTATGGCACCGCAAGCGGCACCAATGGGCTTTTCTTCCTCGCCTACTGCGCCACGCTCTATAACATTGAGCAACAGTTGCTGAGTATGTTTGGCGAAAAAGATAATAAGTTTGATGCCATGCTGCGCTTTACTAAGCCCGTCAGCGGCAGCTACTTTTATGCCCCCTCTCTGCAGCAGCTTGCTGCGCTCTGA
- a CDS encoding DUF2919 domain-containing protein — MNLIFSPDDYDAKGQLRLPLAFWAILLLQARTWVLFVMAGASRQQGTSLLELFYPDTHAFWLGLALGVPAALGLLLTGYRQRFPRLWQAWRWVLMLTLVAMLTLQGFTLYQGEESVSPLVILFTGFDLLALAWLSFNRHLRACFDPAHNAG, encoded by the coding sequence ATGAACCTGATATTTTCTCCCGACGATTATGATGCAAAAGGTCAGCTGAGGTTACCGCTCGCCTTCTGGGCCATTTTGCTTTTACAGGCGCGCACCTGGGTTCTGTTTGTGATGGCTGGTGCCTCCCGCCAGCAGGGGACCTCGCTGCTGGAGCTGTTTTATCCTGATACGCATGCCTTCTGGCTGGGGCTGGCCCTGGGCGTACCGGCCGCACTGGGGCTGTTGTTGACCGGCTATCGACAGCGTTTCCCCCGCCTCTGGCAGGCGTGGCGTTGGGTTCTGATGCTGACGCTGGTGGCGATGCTGACGCTGCAAGGTTTTACCCTGTATCAGGGCGAGGAGAGCGTTTCTCCCTTAGTGATCCTGTTTACCGGATTCGACCTGCTGGCGCTGGCCTGGCTCAGCTTCAACCGCCACCTCCGGGCCTGTTTTGATCCCGCCCACAACGCCGGATAA
- a CDS encoding RpoE-regulated lipoprotein has translation MKSVRPALIAVALLLAGCASSGSSTESGSGATWWNPLTYSWSSLAPWNWFGSSLTVNEQGVGELTGSTAMNETAIGEGLGGNYQIRKGMRSENGGVVTFFQAVSDKQVKVEVTGQSTVDRIDVTDRAIISADGNKIGTPFRDIFKKAFGACDKGSGADSEGVECSAPGSQHISYLFTGEWHGPEGLMPPDETLQNWTISKIIWRK, from the coding sequence ATGAAATCTGTTCGCCCGGCACTGATTGCCGTCGCTTTGCTGCTGGCTGGCTGTGCCAGTTCCGGCTCCTCAACAGAGTCCGGCAGCGGCGCCACCTGGTGGAACCCGCTGACCTATTCATGGTCCAGCCTGGCGCCCTGGAACTGGTTTGGTTCTTCTCTGACGGTTAATGAGCAGGGAGTAGGTGAACTCACCGGCAGCACCGCAATGAACGAAACCGCCATCGGCGAGGGATTAGGCGGCAACTATCAGATCCGCAAAGGGATGCGTAGCGAAAACGGCGGCGTAGTCACTTTTTTCCAGGCGGTGAGCGACAAGCAGGTGAAAGTTGAAGTGACCGGGCAGTCCACTGTGGATCGCATTGACGTGACGGATCGCGCCATCATCTCCGCCGACGGCAACAAGATTGGTACGCCGTTCAGGGATATTTTCAAAAAAGCCTTTGGTGCTTGTGACAAAGGTAGCGGCGCGGACAGCGAGGGCGTCGAGTGTTCAGCACCGGGCAGCCAGCACATCAGCTATCTCTTCACCGGTGAATGGCACGGTCCTGAAGGGTTGATGCCCCCGGATGAAACGCTGCAGAACTGGACTATCAGCAAAATTATCTGGCGCAAATAA
- the amiA gene encoding N-acetylmuramoyl-L-alanine amidase AmiA, translating to MKKFGQMTPLTTRRQLLLSGMALALLANRPALAKEEVATLKASRNHPHTPPRPATSAKKIVMIDPGHGGIDSGAVGEEGSEEKHVVLEIANHIRDMLNGHPHIEARLTRESDHFIPLGERVEIAHQHGANLFMSIHADGFTSPEANGASVFALSNRGASSSMARYLSKRENAADDVGGVKAAQKDHYLQQVLFDLVQTDTIKNSLTLGKHVLNQIRPVHHLHSQHTEQAAFAVLKSPSIPSVLVETSFITNPSEERLLGTTAFRKKIATAIVGGIVSYFAEYDASNRRPA from the coding sequence ATGAAAAAGTTTGGCCAGATGACCCCGTTAACAACCCGCCGCCAGCTGCTGCTTTCAGGCATGGCGCTGGCTTTACTGGCCAACAGACCGGCGCTGGCAAAAGAAGAAGTAGCTACCCTTAAGGCGAGCCGTAACCATCCTCATACGCCTCCACGTCCTGCAACCAGCGCAAAGAAGATAGTGATGATCGACCCGGGGCACGGCGGGATCGATTCGGGTGCGGTTGGCGAAGAGGGTTCAGAAGAGAAGCATGTAGTGCTGGAGATCGCTAACCATATCCGCGACATGCTGAACGGGCATCCGCATATTGAAGCCCGGCTGACGCGAGAGTCGGACCACTTTATCCCGCTGGGTGAACGGGTGGAGATTGCCCATCAGCATGGCGCTAACCTGTTTATGTCCATTCATGCGGATGGCTTCACCAGTCCGGAGGCGAACGGCGCCTCCGTGTTCGCGCTCTCCAATCGTGGTGCCAGCAGCAGTATGGCGCGCTATTTGTCCAAGCGTGAAAACGCGGCGGATGATGTTGGCGGCGTGAAGGCGGCACAAAAAGATCATTATCTTCAGCAGGTTTTATTCGATTTAGTCCAGACCGATACCATTAAAAACAGCCTGACGCTGGGCAAGCATGTGCTGAACCAGATCCGTCCGGTGCATCATCTGCACAGCCAGCACACGGAGCAGGCCGCCTTTGCCGTGCTGAAATCCCCCTCCATTCCTTCCGTACTGGTTGAGACCTCTTTTATAACCAATCCTTCCGAAGAGCGCCTGTTAGGCACCACCGCCTTTCGCAAGAAGATTGCGACGGCAATTGTCGGCGGCATCGTCAGCTATTTTGCGGAGTATGATGCCAGTAACAGGCGCCCCGCTTAA
- a CDS encoding GNAT family acetyltransferase, with protein MEIRVFSQDDFEEVITLWERCDLLRPWNDPEMDIERKLNHDPDLFLVAVVSGVIVGTLMGGYDGHRGSAYYLGVHPDYQGRGFANALINRLEKKLIARGCPKINVMVREENDAVLGFYEKLDYDTQDSLLLGKRLIEDREY; from the coding sequence ATGGAAATCCGCGTATTCAGCCAGGACGATTTTGAAGAAGTAATCACGCTCTGGGAGCGTTGCGATTTGTTACGTCCGTGGAACGATCCGGAAATGGATATTGAGCGTAAGCTTAATCATGATCCGGATCTGTTTCTGGTCGCCGTGGTCAGCGGCGTCATTGTTGGTACCTTGATGGGCGGCTATGACGGACATCGCGGCTCGGCCTACTATCTGGGCGTTCACCCTGATTACCAGGGGCGTGGGTTCGCCAATGCGCTGATTAATCGCCTTGAGAAAAAGCTCATTGCTCGCGGCTGTCCGAAAATTAACGTGATGGTGCGGGAAGAAAATGATGCGGTGCTGGGTTTTTATGAAAAGCTTGATTACGACACGCAGGACAGCCTGCTGCTCGGCAAGCGTTTAATTGAAGATCGCGAATATTAA
- a CDS encoding DUF1176 domain-containing protein: protein MFYWMKFPFALLLLFAASLQAEPLQKVFYNWQITCNNLNSCVVRNFPGDNGLVMTLTRNAGINDRPLLRIDYGNRYTGELKGAPLKDNLLLDGQRLKPDLKHWQVEPHHLATAHVISIDEFLAQIMDAGNIQLLYRPEATISLHGLKAALLLMDEIQGRVNGMSAWVKRGDRAAMDVPPQPATPQIMPPRRPPLPLTRDETTGLIDFGTWRINTDECSLDPQRREVSVAPLSDEKALLLVTCEMGAYNVIDLAFEVSRTEPFVAKGVSLSLPFVPPGRSDKQLELINAEYDANTGELLTFGKGRGLGDCGTASRWQYTGREFVLAEFAQETTCDAWHGSDDWPTLWASEKVEPPAAEVEMSTP from the coding sequence ATGTTTTACTGGATGAAATTCCCTTTTGCCTTGCTGCTGCTGTTCGCTGCTTCGCTTCAGGCTGAACCGCTGCAGAAAGTTTTTTATAACTGGCAGATAACCTGCAATAACCTTAATAGTTGTGTGGTACGTAATTTCCCTGGCGATAATGGCTTGGTGATGACGCTTACCCGTAATGCGGGCATTAACGATCGGCCTTTACTGCGTATTGATTACGGTAACCGCTATACCGGAGAGCTTAAAGGCGCACCGCTGAAAGACAATTTATTACTGGACGGCCAGCGGCTGAAACCCGATTTGAAACACTGGCAAGTAGAGCCCCATCATCTTGCCACGGCACATGTTATCTCCATTGATGAATTTCTGGCGCAGATCATGGACGCAGGGAATATTCAGTTGCTCTACCGACCTGAGGCCACTATCTCGCTGCATGGTTTGAAAGCGGCGCTGTTGCTAATGGATGAGATTCAGGGCCGGGTGAATGGCATGAGCGCCTGGGTGAAGCGGGGCGACCGCGCGGCGATGGATGTCCCGCCGCAGCCCGCTACTCCGCAGATTATGCCACCGCGCCGGCCGCCTTTACCTCTGACGCGGGACGAAACCACCGGCCTGATCGATTTTGGTACCTGGCGGATAAATACCGATGAGTGTTCATTGGATCCACAGCGACGCGAGGTTAGCGTGGCACCGCTGTCAGATGAGAAAGCGCTGCTGCTGGTTACCTGTGAAATGGGGGCCTATAACGTCATCGATCTGGCCTTTGAAGTCAGCCGTACCGAGCCTTTTGTGGCGAAAGGGGTTTCCCTTAGCCTGCCGTTTGTCCCCCCTGGCCGCAGCGACAAGCAGCTGGAGCTGATCAATGCCGAGTATGATGCCAACACCGGCGAGTTGTTGACCTTCGGCAAAGGCCGCGGATTAGGCGATTGTGGTACGGCATCGCGCTGGCAATACACCGGGCGGGAGTTTGTACTGGCTGAATTTGCTCAGGAAACAACCTGTGATGCCTGGCATGGCAGTGACGACTGGCCAACGCTGTGGGCCAGTGAGAAAGTAGAGCCGCCAGCTGCTGAAGTAGAGATGTCGACACCCTGA